The following are encoded in a window of Gossypium raimondii isolate GPD5lz chromosome 13, ASM2569854v1, whole genome shotgun sequence genomic DNA:
- the LOC105782218 gene encoding FACT complex subunit SPT16, translating to MTDHRSTNGQPPNGTAPGSGSIYSINLENFSKRLKALYSHWNEHKAELWSSSDVLAVATPPPSEDLRYLKSSALNIWLLGYEFPETIMVFTKKQIHFLCSQKKASLLEVVKKSAKEAVGVDVVMHVKAKTDDGTALMDAIFRSIRAQYKGSEDAPLFGYIAREAPEGKLLETWAEKLKSASFQLVDATNGLSDLFAFKDKEEHMNVKKAAYLSYNVMNNVVVPRLETVIDEEKKITHATLMDETEKAIGNPQLAKVKLKPENVDICYPPIFQSGGEFDLRPSAASNEENLYYDSASVILCAVGARYNSYCSNIARTFLIDATPVQSKAYEVLLKAHEAAIGMLKPGNRISAAYQAALSVVEKEAPDLVPNLTKSAGTGIGLEFRESGLNLNMKNERVVKAGMVFNVSLGFQNLQCASKNPKNKNFSLLLADTVIVGEQNTEVVTGKSSKAVKDVAYSFNEDEEEEDKHVKVETNGSDHFMSKTVLRSDNHEISKEELRRQHQAELARQKNEETARRLAGGPETGDNRAIAKTAADLIAYKNVNDLPPPRDFMIQIDQKNEAVLLPIYGSMVPFHVATIRTVSSQQDTNRNCFIRIIFNVPGTPFSSHDSNSLKNQGAIYLKEVSFRSKDPRHISEVVQQIKTLRRHVVARESEKAERATLVTQEKLQLAGNRFKPIRLPDLWIRPVFGGRGRKIPGTLEAHVNGFRYSTTRADERVDVMYGNIKHAFFQPAEKEMITLLHFHLHNHIMVGNKKTKDVQFYVEVMDVVQTLGGGKRSAYDPDEIEEEQRERDRKNKINMDFQSFVNRVNDLWGQPQFNGLDLEFDQPLRELGFHGVPHKASAFIVPTSSCLVELVETPFLVVTLSEIEIVNLERVGLGQKNFDMTIVFKDFKRDVLRIDSIPSTSLDGIKEWLDTTDLKYYESRLNLNWRQILKTITDDPQSFIENGGWEFLNLEASDSESEDEEESDQGYEPSDMESESESEDDDSDSASLVESEDEEEEDSEEDSEEEKGKTWEELEREASNADREKGNQSDSEEDRRRRKMKAFGKSRAPPSSAIPKRSKLR from the coding sequence ATGACTGATCATAGGAGTACAAATGGCCAGCCTCCAAATGGGACAGCTCCTGGGTCAGGAAGTATTTACTCTATTAATCTGGAAAACTTCAGCAAACGTTTGAAGGCTTTGTATTCACACTGGAATGAGCACAAAGCTGAGCTTTGGAGTTCTTCTGATGTCCTTGCAGTAGCGACGCCACCACCTTCTGAAGATTTGCGTTACCTGAAATCTTCAGCTCTAAACATTTGGTTACTAGGTTACGAGTTTCCAGAGACAATAATGGTTTTCACAAAGAAGCAGATACATTTTTTGTGCAGCCAGAAGAAGGCTTCTCTACTTGAAGTTGTAAAGAAATCTGCCAAGGAGGCTGTGGGGGTTGATGTTGTAATGCATGTGAAAGCAAAGACTGATGATGGAACCGCATTGATGGATGCTATATTTCGGTCCATCAGAGCACAATACAAGGGTTCTGAAGATGCTCCTCTTTTTGGTTACATAGCTCGAGAGGCTCCTGAAGGAAAGCTTTTAGAAACATGGGCTGAAAAACTAAAAAGTGCTAGCTTTCAGCTTGTTGATGCAACAAATGGGTTGTCTGATCTTTTTGCTTTTAAGGACAAAGAAGAGCATATGAATGTGAAGAAAGCTGCTTATTTAAGTTACAATGTGATGAACAATGTTGTGGTTCCAAGGCTTGAGACTGTAAtcgatgaggaaaaaaaaatcactcaTGCTACCTTGATGGATGAAACAGAGAAAGCCATAGGCAATCCTCAGCTAGCTAAAGTGAAGCTCAAGCCAGAGAATGTTGATATTTGTtaccctcccatatttcaaaGTGGGGGTGAGTTTGATCTCAGACCTAGTGCTGCGAGTAATGAAGAGAATCTGTACTATGATTCTGCCAGTGTTATCTTGTGTGCAGTTGGAGCTCGCTATAACAGTTATTGCTCAAATATTGCCAGGACATTCTTGATTGATGCCACTCCAGTTCAGAGCAAGGCATATGAGGTTCTTCTTAAGGCCCATGAAGCTGCAATTGGTATGTTGAAACCTGGGAACAGAATCAGTGCAGCATATCAAGCAGCACTTTCAGTTGTTGAAAAGGAAGCTCCTGATTTGGTTCCAAATCTAACAAAATCTGCTGGGACAGGAATTGGTCTCGAGTTTCGTGAGTCGGGGCTTAATCTCAATATGAAGAATGAGCGTGTGGTGAAAGCTGGAATGGTTTTCAATGTGTCACTTGGTTTTCAGAATTTGCAGTGTGCGAGTAAAAATCCAAAGAACAAGAATTTTTCTCTGTTACTTGCTGATACTGTTATTGTTGGCGAGCAAAATACAGAAGTGGTCACTGGAAAGAGTTCCAAGGCTGTTAAGGATGTAGCTTATTCATTCAATGAGgatgaggaagaagaagataagCATGTGAAGGTTGAAACTAATGGTTCTGACCACTTCATGTCTAAGACAGTGCTCAGGTCGGATAATCATGAGATCTCTAAGGAAGAGTTAAGGAGGCAGCACCAAGCCGAACTTGCTCGTCAGAAGAATGAAGAAACAGCTAGACGGCTTGCAGGTGGACCTGAGACTGGAGACAATAGAGCAATTGCGAAGACAGCAGCTGATTTGATTGCCTATAAGAATGTCAATGACCTGCCCCCTCCAAGAgattttatgattcaaattgaccaaaagAATGAAGCTGTGCTCTTGCCAATATACGGCAGTATGGTTCCTTTCCATGTGGCTACTATAAGGACAGTTTCAAGCCAGCAGGATACCAATCGGAATTGCTTTATTCGGATTATATTTAACGTTCCAGGGACTCCTTTTAGTTCCCATGATTCGAACTCGTTAAAGAATCAAGGGgcaatatatttaaaagaagtCTCATTCCGTTCCAAGGATCCAAGGCACATCAGTGAAGTTGTACAGCAGATTAAAACACTTCGTCGGCATGTTGTTGCTAGGGAATCTGAGAAAGCTGAGAGGGCAACCTTGGTTACTCAGGAGAAACTCCAACTTGCAGGAAATAGGTTCAAGCCTATTAGGCTACCTGACCTTTGGATTCGTCCTGTTTTTGGCGGTCGTGGGAGGAAGATTCCAGGAACACTTGAAGCTCATGTTAATGGTTTTCGATATTCTACTACTAGAGCTGATGAGCGTGTTGATGTTATGTATGGGAACATAAAGCATGCATTCTTCCAGCCTGCAGAGAAAGAAATGATCACTCTCCTTCACTTTCATCTGCACAATCACATAATGGTGGGaaacaaaaaaactaaagatGTGCAATTTTATGTTGAAGTTATGGATGTAGTCCAGACATTGGGAGGGGGAAAGAGGTCTGCTTATGATCCAGATGAAATTGAAGAAGAGCAAAGGGAGAGGGATAGGAAGAATAAGATCAACATGGATTTCCAGAGTTTTGTGAATCGAGTTAATGATCTCTGGGGGCAGCCTCAGTTTAATGGTCTCGATCTTGAGTTTGATCAGCCTCTTAGAGAACTTGGCTTCCATGGTGTACCTCACAAAGCCTCAGCTTTCATTGTCCCGACTTCTAGCTGTCTGGTTGAGCTGGTAGAAACTCCTTTCCTTGTGGTCACCTTAAGTGAGATCGAGATTGTGAACTTGGAGAGAGTTGGTCTTGGGCAAAAGAATTTTGACATGACCATTGTGTTTAAGGACTTCAAGAGAGATGTGCTCAGGATTGATTCTATTCCTTCAACATCACTTGATGGCATCAAGGAATGGCTTGATACTACAGACCTCAAGTATTATGAGAGCAGGTTGAATCTGAACTGGCGGCAGATTCTGAAGACAATTACTGATGATCCACAGAGCTTCATTGAAAATGGGGGTTGGGAATTTTTGAACTTGGAGGCTAGTGATTCAGAGTCTGAGGATGAAGAGGAGTCAGATCAGGGTTATGAGCCATCTGATATGGAGTCTGAATCTGAGTCAGAGGATGATGACTCTGATAGTGCATCACTGGTTGAATCTGAGGATGAAGAGGAGGAAGATTCTGAGGAAGACTCggaagaagaaaagggaaaaacatGGGAGGAGTTGGAGAGGGAAGCGAGCAATGCAGACAGGGAGAAAGGGAATCAATCAGATAGTGAGGAGGATAGGAGGAGAAGGAAAATGAAGGCTTTTGGGAAATCTCGAGCGCCTCCTAGTAGTGCTATTCCCAAACGTTCCAAGCTACGATAG
- the LOC128036223 gene encoding pleiotropic drug resistance protein 3-like: MTLLFGPPGCWKTSLLKALFGNLDQSLQFIYLNNFKIYPKIYGFHIFQQGVLDTSSTSPFLESGALLSAFYPLLNLFSGFLIPQRQIPKWWTWLYYLMPTSWTLNCLLTSQYGDINDEVMVFGEAKTVASLLKYYFGFHHDRLPITAILLISYSLIFATLFAFFLSRLNFERR; this comes from the exons ATGACTCTACTATTTGGTCCTCCAGGATGTTGGAAGACCTCCTTGTTGAAGGCACTTTTTGGAAATCTAGACCAATCGCTTCAG tttatctatctaaataactttaaaatatatcccAAAATATATGGGTTTCACATATTTCAACAGGGAGTGCTTGACACCAGCTCTACTTCACCTTTTTTGGAATCCGGAGCTTTATTGTCTGCCTTCTATCCGCTGCTTAATCTTTTCTCTGGCTTTTTGATTCCTCAACGG CAAATCCCAAAGTGGTGGACGTGGTTGTATTATCTAATGCCTACATCATGGACATTGAATTGCTTGCTCACTTCACAATATGGAGATATAAATGATGAGGTTATGGTATTCGGTGAAGCCAAGACAGTTGCTTCTttgctaaaatattattttgggtttcaTCATGATCGCTTACCTATTACAGCAATCCTTCTGATTTCCTATTCCTTAATCTTTGCAACCCTTTTTGCATTTTTCCTTTCACGTTTAAATTTTGAGAGAAGGTGA